The proteins below come from a single Manduca sexta isolate Smith_Timp_Sample1 chromosome 3, JHU_Msex_v1.0, whole genome shotgun sequence genomic window:
- the LOC115442305 gene encoding facilitated trehalose transporter Tret1 encodes MVSPFLKQAWTVSAVLVNMVAQGMLLSYATCLLPAVQAPDSPIKTDLDTASWLSSSVGIAGIPGMLLSSVLMDVYGRKVAHFLVIIPGVVGWILMYFANNVLGLMIGRILGGITAGATVALGAIVIGEYSAPKYRGMFLNLKTAAVCLGGMIVHILGHFCHWRTVALYALIPSTAALIIICTWPESPAWLISKQQYERSEVTFYWLRGKTEESHKEIEMMIKAQMGNMSKQVGKQKMMDRTMEFLRKFTRKDFLKPLFIVIVGGMLLESCGRHWFPAYALQIIGEITGSKSQSFYYTLCIDVIITTSAVCSSILVKIMKRRMLLFSTGFAAFFVLMIVSTYLFLMSRDLVPNNHPWIPISLSVVYFILANLGCTPIPLALLGELYPLAHRGAGSAVSGVWLSIGLMLGLQLTPHFMVSYKVYGTFAIFGVIMGISLVILYFSLPETKDRTLQEIEDYFNFGKFMDDNMDCDDETKVKMMEKV; translated from the exons ATGGTATCGCCTTTTTTAAAacag GCATGGACAGTATCAGCGGTGCTGGTCAACATGGTGGCACAAGGCATGCTGCTCAGCTACGCCACCTGCCTTCTGCCGGCGGTGCAAGCTCCTGACTCTCCTATAAAGACCGACTTGGATACCGCATCTTGGCTAT CTTCTTCAGTTGGAATAGCAGGGATCCCGGGCATGTTACTGTCCTCGGTGCTCATGGATGTGTACGGGAGGAAGGTAGCCCACTTCCTAGTTATAATTCCAGGAGTTGTCGGATGGATCCTGATGTACTTCGCCAATAACGTCCTGGGGCTCATGATCGGAAGAATATTGGGAGGGATAACAGCCGGCGCCACAGTAGCCCTAGGTGCTATCGTCATCGGAGAATACTCAGCCCCAAAATACCGAGGAATGTTCCTCAATCTGAAAACAGCTGCAGTCTGTTTAGGAGGAATGATCGTCCACATTTTAGGTCACTTTTGTCATTGGAGAACTGTTGCGTTGTACGCACTGATACCATCCACCGCTGCTCTAATAATAATCTGTACATGGCCTGAAAGTCCAGCCTGGTTGATCTCAAAACAGCAGTATGAGAGGAGCGAGGTCACATTCTACTGGCTTCGAGGGAAGACTGAAGAGTCTCACAAAGAAATCGAAATGATGATTAAGGCACAAATGGGGAATATGTCCAAACAGGTTGGGAAACAAAAAATGATGGATAGAACTATGGAGTTCCTGAGGAAATTCACCAGGAAAGACTTCTTGAAACCGCTTTTCATCGTGATCGTTGGAGGAATGTTGCTGGAATCGTGCGGTAGGCATTGGTTTCCGGCGTACGCACTCCAAATCATTGGTGAAATCACGGGCAGCAAATCACAATCATTCTACTATACTTTGTGCATTGACGTCATCATCACTACGAGTGCTGTCTGCTCCTCTATTCTAGTCAAAATCATGAAGCGGCGGATGCTGTTGTTCTCAACCGGTTTTGCTGCCTTCTTCGTCCTGATGATTGTCAGTACGTACCTCTTTCTCATGAGTAGAGACTTGGTTCCCAATAATCATCCATGGATACCTATATCTTTGTCAGTAGTTTACTTCATTCTTGCAAATTTGGGCTGTACACCTATACCCTTAGCTTTGCTGGGCGAATTGTATCCTTTAGCCCATAGAGGAGCAGGATCAGCGGTCTCAGGTGTATGGCTTTCGATAGGTCTGATGCTCGGTCTTCAACTAACACCTCATTTTATGGTAAGCTACAAAGTCTATGGCACTTTTGCGATCTTTGGAGTTATAATGGGGATCAGCTTGGTCATCTTATACTTTAGTTTGCCAGAAACTAAAGACAGAACTCTGCAAGAAATAGAAGATTATTTCAATTTTGGTAAATTCATGGACGATAATATGGATTGTGATGACGAAACGAAAGTTAAAATGATGGAAAAGGTGTAG